The genomic segment gctgtggctgtggccggcagctgtagctctgattcgccccatagcctgggaacctccatatgccatgggtgcagccttaaaaaaaaaaaaaaaaaaagtgaagaatatttccattttcatcacCCACGTTGACCCCCCCTTCTAATCAACACACACCCCAATAAAGGCAAACTCTGCTCTGATTTGTatcccagagatttttttttaacctattcttGAATTTCATGTACATGGAATCATGCAGCAAGTactcttttgttttgcttcttacaTTTCGCTAAGCCCCATGAAGTTGCATAAATCGGAAGTGTGTTGCTGTTTTGAGTAGCTTCCCACTGTTCAAAAAAGAGataattgtttatccattctcctgtaaATGgctgtttgggttgtttctattttttgtgtgtattatgaataaaactgcttcGAACGTGTCTTCATGTAGAATCATGTTTTTATTGctcttggataaataccaaaGCATGCTATTCTTAGCCAATATGttaagtatatgtttaacttaACCAAAAACTGGCAAGATGTTTTCGAAAGTGGTGATAGGATTTTACAGTCCTAGCAACAGTGTCTGAACATTTTTCCTCTGCGTCTTTGCCAACGGCAGgtgtttcattctctttaataTTAGCCATGATAGATGGTGTGCACTTGTATTTCATCATCATTGCAattggcatttccctgatggcagAAGGCAGAAGGCGCTTATTCTCATGTCCGTCACAGATCTTCCTCTGGAAAATTTCTCTTCAAAACTTctacccattttctttttcaatattttgtgtgtgtgtgtgtgtggtcttttcagccccacacctgcagcatatggggttcccaggctaggggcctaaccAGAGCTACGGtggttggcctacaccacagccacagcaacttgggatctgagctgcatcttcgacctataccacagctcacagcaacgccagatccttaacccactgagcaaggccaaggatccaacccgaaacatggttcctaggcggattcttttccactgcgccatacgGGAACTCCACACCAGATCTGTACATTAAGCTCAGTagggaggagctccctggtggctcaatgggttaaggatctggcacttttACTGCTtcaacttgggttgctgctgtggcatgacaggcccaggaacttccacatgtgcagccaaattaaaaaaaaaaaagaattaagcatGGAAAGGAATGAACAGGATCAAAAGGGAAGCAGCTGTTCTAAAATCATTCAGCATCCACCTCCCCAGCTGTCTGAGCCTTTCACATCAGTGCATTTATTTCGTGAACTACAATGCTGGCTTTGCTGAAAACAATGTCAAATCTGCATCAAATCTAGTAGTGCTGGAACGCTCTAGAGCAGCACTCTTCAAAGTGTGCAATGCAGTCCATTAGGGCTTTAATAAGTTTTAGGCAAAAATAGGCAAATAATGATTAGTAATTTACTAACATGaaacagagaagaagaaaactaCAGGGGGTAACTTATGGAAAATGCAGGTTAAGAATACTTGCAAAATGTTTCCTTATAGGCAGTCCTCTCGAAGCCTTAAATGTGATCTGAACATCTTCAAGGgggaagattaaaaaatgtttcccatGGTAGGATACATTCTTGAAatgatttttcagtatttttttatttttatttttttcaggtttctttctttttttcctttttagggctgtacctgtagtatacggaagttcccaggctaggggtcgaattggagctacagctgccagcctacaccacagccacagcaaagcaggatccaagccatgtctatgacctacactgtagctcatgccacgctggatccttagcccactgagcgagaccagggattgaacccacatcctcatggatgctagttgggttcttaccctgctgaaccacaacagcaaTTCCATGGCCGAGGTTTTTAATCACAACACACTTGGAGAAACAGTACATTGAAGCAGTTACTACCTTACAACCCAAATGTGCCTTGTTAATCCTATTATACTGCAAATGGACCCACTTAGCCCAAAGATGCcaacagtatttttttcatttagaaccTTCCAGAATTCAAGCTGCTTATGCCCAGGTTCCCCACCTTTAGATGTCTGAGAACACTTTGGAATAAATATCTTAGCACCCCAGCCCCAAATCTAGAGCCCTGTGTGTTGCTAGTATGTCTTaggtgggtgttttgtttttttgttttgttttgttttgttttgttttagctatAACTCAGGTCTTGCCTGCTGTGAGCCACTGACCCCGTATGAATTACAGTTCAAAATCCACACTcggtgagttcccactgtggctcagcagtttaagaacccacctagtatccatgaggatgcaggtttgaaccctgaccctgcttagtgcattaaggatctcgtatagctgtgagctatggtgtaggtcgaatacttgaaaatgtttgaaatgaaaatgcttgaaatgtgagctgtgagctgcagtgtaggtcgtagacttggcttggatctggtgttgctgtggctgtaggccagcagctgcagctccaattttacccctgacctgggagcttccatatgttcttatggctgtgagtgtggccgtaaaaagaaagaaagggagaaagaggaaagaaggaaggaaggaagaaaatgtatcTGTGATTCCATAATTTACTAACAGATCTCCTGTGGCTTGTGCCTGGTCACCTCATcaccaggaaaagaaaactgcaggtgATTTGTCCCTGGAAACAGGCTTCTCTCAAAGCCTCagcagaaccccccccccaccccagtatcTTTCTATCTAGAGGTTCTGTTCCAAGGCATCTTGAacgtttaaaaagaaaaccacctgTACCTGTGACATGTAATTCTTTGATAAGATTATTATTTTGCCTCATTATTATTTACAGTTTGGCCACAATTTCTTGGTGATCACTGTGCGCCTTCAGAAATTCTTGGAATGTTATCTCACCCATGGGCTGCTTTCAAAGGTCATGAACATTTGATGAGTTCTAAACTTCACGGTGAAAGGAGTTGGCATCATATTGTCTTCCAGGCATTGAAATACATCTGTGGTCATTTGGGGTTTAGTAGTTTCTTCTTTGGGGTTAGCACTGCCCTAGGCTGGTACAGGTCTCCTGAGGTCAGACCTGGATTTCAGATCTCTGAAGTTTGGTCAGGAAGTTTGGAGCCTCCCTGAGAAACAGGCAAAGGTTAGGACCAAAGACCTCATTAGTTTCAAGATCCTTCAGGCTTAGAGCAGCTGCTTACTCATGCTCCTCAAATGAGCTTTACGGGCTAGCATTTCCCAACTAAGCAAGAAGAATCTCTCCCGAGGGTAGACCTGACCCATGTGGGTAACAGTGAAGAGCAATAATTATGCTCCTTTCCCTGGCTCTCTGATCACCTTCCCAATGCTCCTAGAAAGGGGACATTCATCCAGTTAAGAGATACCTGTACAATTCAAATATGCATTCTGATTCCTGTTGAAAGGGGAGCTGGAAAGCTCCTAGGTCACAGATCATCTTAAAATTGGggtaaataaagcaaaaaaaaaaaaaggaaatacaaactcctcccagtgttttttgtttgttttttggctgagcccacggcatgcagaaattcccaggccagagatggaacatTTGCCACAGgggtaaccagagccacaccagtgacaaggctggatccttaacctgctacaccgtGGGGGAACTCACcctctgtttttttggtttttttgtttgtttgttttgttttgtttgctttttagggtcacacctgctgcatatggaggttgccaggctaggggtcaaatcagaactgtagctgatggcttataccacagccacagcaacataagatcttagctgtgtcttcaacctacaccacagctcacagcaacaccagatccttaacccactgggcaaggccagggatcgaaccttcatcctcatggatgctagtcagattagttaactgctaaggcacaatgggaacttctccccCTCTGTgttttatgggggaaaaaaatgctattaaGAAGTGTCAACTTCAATACTGTCTTCAATACTATGCTGGACTTGAAGACTTTTTAATATCCTCCTTTGAGCATATTACAGATGAGATTATTTCCTGGAACCTAACAATCCATTGCTTTTCTATGACAAGGAATCATCCAACAcattatatttcttcattttcaaaaggtTTGAAAGTGCCTTTACAGATATGTTCATTATACTGTGGATCAGACAACAAATTATACTGAAAAGCCAGGGGTGTAGTATGAGACAGGTACATCACACAACCAAAAAGTATGGAGAAGCACAATGTTGCAACAGCATGCTCTGTTTATCATAGCCGAggtcagagttccccttgtggagcagtggaaatgaatctgattaggatccatgaggatgccagtttgatccctgaccttgcttaggaTCCCAGGAAATAGGGATCCAAATCAGAAAAATAGGAACTAGCAGAtcacatgctttttttcccccaatgccAGACAAAGGTGGCCTTGAAGCCACCCCCAGAATGCAGAAGTGGCTGGGTAGCATGGGTTTGGCCTCCTCATTGTGTCCTGCAGCCTAGTTCAGGTCCACCGGAGAAGAGCCTGGCCAGAGACTGGTAGCCGGGAGAGGGATTTGAATGGTCGGAAAACAGCATGCTCCTCAAGCGCATGTTACAGTGGAGCAGCATTGGAAAAACTCTTGGCCCTGGGGAGACACATGTGAATTCCCTCCAGGAGCACGGACGTGCTGTTCAATACCCTTTGTGGGCGAGGGAAGGTCTTTCCGTGTGTTAGAGCCACTGCTTTTCCCCTGGCTTTGATCccttctttattatttcattctccaCCCTCAGCCCCTGTCTTTCCTAACTGGGGCATGGGCTTAAACCCACAATGATGTGTGAGGTGTGCCTAGAATATCAACTCTCCCAGAGGTCAGGCAAGGGGTTTGtgcttggattttatttatttatttatttatttatttatttatttattcagattaaagtatagtttatttacattattgtgccaatttctgctgcaaagtgactcagtcatacgttggtctcagttttttgttttttgggttttttttaatctttttagggctgcgtctgtggcatatggaaatccccaggctaggggtcaaatcggagctgtagctgacggtctacaccacagccacagcaacacagatctgagccgcatctgcaacctataccatagctcatagcaacgccagatccttaacccacttatcaaggccagggatcaaacctgaatccccatggatactagccggattcgttaccactgagccacaatgggaactcctgttcttggCTTTTAAACTGATGCTGTTGCAAGAATTCCAGAATAAGGTTCCCAGGGGAAACAACTACAGAAAGGGAATCATTTGCTAGGTGGCCTGTGCTCAAAAGAAGCACTTTGGTCCCTCCATCTGCCAATCCTGGCATCTTCTGGCGCATGAGCTGACGGTGAGCAATACACAGCTGTGGAATAACTGATAGGGTAGCAGGTCTAATGAAAATTAGCGGATGGACCCAGTGGAATTGCATCAACCAAGATAATCAATTGAAGTGCTGAGAATCTGGAGGGGTATGCTTCTCAATGCCTGGTATGTGACACTTGtcagcctaaaatatttatgggaATAAAGCATGCTTGCACTGTGTGAGAACATACAGGGGTAAAATAGAGATCCTACAGGGGGATCACAACAGGAGGAAAAAGGCACCCTTTCTAAGGAAGCATCTCCATGGGAAGAAACCACATCATATGGGAAGGGTCTACACTGGCCTTTCAGGTTATTCCATTTAGGGAATCAGATTCCCATAAAGGAGATAACAATAAAATGGCAGATTATTTCTGCACCAActctataatggaaaatagaaaGCTGGGCATGCTCTTTGGCTAAACAGAGGTGAAGAAAGAAGAGTCAGTTCAGAAGTGACTTAAACCATGTTTGAGAAGGAATACTATCAAGTGGGTAGAAAAGTCAGGATCACGTAGACCCTGAATCCCAAAGCAACATCCACCTCTGTTTGTAAAGTGCTTTATTCCAGTGGGCAGCAGAGATGGATAAACCATCCTCGGCTTCTGTGGCATCGAAAGAGATTTCAGCtctcaaaataaaatggaaggagttcctgttgtgactcagtaggttaagaacctgactagtatccaggaggattcaggcttgatccctggcctttctcagtgggttaaggacccagcgttgccatgagctgtggggtaggccacagacacagctcagatctgatgttgctgtggctgtggtgtaagccagcagctgcagctttgattcaaccctagcctgggaacttccacatgccacagaggcagcagtaaaaaaaataaataaataaattgaaaggtTTCATCACAACTCACCAAAAGCAATAATTAAAgtcaaagaaatgacaaagggAGCTCATGAAATGTGAAGATTTTCCAACTGGTGAGTTAATGACATGGTTGCTTTCTTGGACCAAGAGAGTAATTTCCCCATTATACTTGAAGTGTTATTTCCTATCTGGAAAGTGATAATGTCCTGCTTGCTTAAGTCATAGAAGAAGCTACAAATGTGACAACCCAGGTTAGAATGTTTCTGAACTTCTTTGTGTCTAAAAAAATACGTATGTAGAGTTCCTATCCAGTCTCTATCTCtattgggatagaccatgatggaagataatatgagaaaaggaaagtatatatgtatatatatatatatatgtatgtgtgactgggtcactttgctttgtacagcagaaattgacacaacattgtaaatcaactatactttaataaaaattttttaaaatgtttaaagcaaacaaccacaaaaaaacctCTGTAACTTATCTAAAGAGTATCAAACCGTAAAGAAACTGACAAGCATTAAGCATTTCAATATCAAAACGTTTGAAATGCAGTGTTTGCATTTTGCACACACAGAAATCTAAATCTAGGGGATTCATTAGAACTTCACatttcaaactttcttttttccttctctttcagaaaCCGACTTTAGTGAATTGCAGACAGGCACGCCAAGATCGGGGGCGAGTCGGGGGGGGGCACTGTGGTTATGTCCTCCTCCAGGGAGAAGACATGGGGGCTGTTAGTGGAAAATAGGTACCCACAGTGTGAGAAATCCTGCTGATGTGGTAGGTTGGGACACTTGGGAGAGCATCTGTGCTCATCTGATACCTGCCCCCCAACTTCCACCCCGTAGATCAGATTTCACAAAACCGTTCCTAGGTTTACACTCATTTCCTCAAATGATGGCTGTAGGGAAAGATCAGGCttgggggcatttttttttttttttgcttccgtttttttagggctgcacctgcagcatatggacgttcccatgttaggggttgaatccgagctgcagctgccagcctaccccacagccacagcaatgccagatcccagctggatctgcaaactacaccacagctgtcagcaacactggatcctaaacccactgagagaggccagggatcaaacccaggtcctcatggatcctagttgggttcattaccgctgcgccataatgggaactcctctcatgttTTTCTTATGTGTCTAGAGCTCCACCTGTTCTTGGTCTTCAGCACCCCAAGCCCCCAGATGTGGACCTGTGAGTAAGACACAGACAAGTAAAGACCAAAAAGGAGAGGGCAGGGCCCACCGCATCCTCCACGTCAGCACTGAGTCCAGGACGATTTGATGCTGGGTGGGGACTTGAGAAACAGGAGCCCTCCTTCTGGGGCATCAGGAAACAAATGTCTCCCAGCCCACTGGGACAACAAATGAGAAGTTGGCCTTATTCAAAGGGAAAAAGTTGTTTGCAACATTCCACGAacgttttcttttggtttcccttTATTGCTGTGTCAGAGGTATGAGAATCTcaggctaaaaagaaaaacatacaaatagaGTCCAATCATACAGATGCTGCAATTAAAAGGGAATATGTGGATAAAATAAAGAAGCCACTGGAgaacatttaaatgtttatttttgtgttaaaaaTGATGAGTTACCCTGTGGTTAGAATATACCTTTATGTGGGAAAACGAAGTCACTTTATTTCTGAAatagttccagaaaaaaaaaaaaaagaaaagaaaagaaaaaggaaaaaaaaatgccaaaagtaATGAAGCGTAAGATCAAAATGTTCTGGCAGATTCCATCAACGAGGCCAACACGAGCCACGCCCTCTAAAGGCTGCATTCCTAATGCAGCGCATTTTACGACATCAGATGCCAATGTTTTTCCACCATCAGGTTAGATCTTTCTGAGTGGGATGTCTGTACATTTAAAAGCTACAGCTTtgcatgcttttattttaaaatgtatttattccaaTACACCTTTCAGTGTTTAAGGAGATTGCCTATATTACATACAAAAATATCTGCTTTCCATGTTTTAGCGTAACTTTCCCACCACCCATCCTGTTCTACATCACAGGTGATATGCTGTACATTACAGGTCATATAATTTTGAGGGAGGAGATGGTGGCTGGATTGATAAGCCATCTATCATGTTCTTGACAGAGACTAGAAGGGAGAATTGAGGCCACTGTTGAGTTGAGTAGAGTAGAAAAACAATGGTGTCGATGGCAGATGTAGGATTCAGATGAAACCACCAGCTGAGTTCGGTGGAGTTGGGTTGCGTGTTCTTCTCTGATGGACAGACACTTTACTGTGGTCCCAATATCCTAGTATTGGAAagacacctttttaaaaaagtgagatGAGAATGCTGACAAAGACACACAAAGGCAGActtcctaaaacttaaaaaaatcaaccagGTACAAAATACTTTGTCTACAGAGGTGGCAATGGGACAGAAATGCATCCACTTTTCCCTGCATTCATCATTGATAAATAAAAACCCTCTGCCTACAGTTTATGGAGTGTTCTAGTCTGAGAACTCAGCCTGGTCAGTGTGCAGTAGAGAATAACCAGGAAGTCAATGATTCCCTCTCTTGGTTCGCGCAGAGTGCTCTGAGGTCTGCTAGCTGGCGTGCTCTTTGGGAGAAGCTTCCAAGGAAAACGCCGAGTGTCTTTTCTTACTGCTTTCTTTTGAATGCAACATTGTGTGTTTAAACTCCAGTCCTTTCATGGGGCGGTTGCTCCTTGATTAGTTGGACGCTGGCCTGGACAGCAGCCGGTCTGGCCCCTGGAGTCAGTGGTCTCTCCTCCTCCAGTGTTGTAGGTCACCTGGTCTTCATGGGGCACCTGAATTGTCCCCTGTATGCCTTAGAGAGTTTGCAGCCTGGCTTCCTCTCAAGAGGCTGCTGGTGTCTGCCTCAGGGGGGAATCCAAGCATCCTGTTCTTACGGGAGAGGAAGGGACCTTGAGCGACATCGTTTCTTTCAGGTTGGGGACGTGATCTTTTGGACAGCTCAGCCATAAGCACCTGGAAAATGCAGGCAAATGCATCCCCCTTTACCCCCCAACCAGGGAACTGTATTTTGAGGCTTAGTAATTTATGTCATCTCCCCCACCttagtttaaatattttggagataaGTTCCTTTGCTTTTATTGAATCATTGGAAAACAAGCAGAGGCAACCCATGGTTATCACATCAATGGAATTCTGTTAAGCTTGAATAGTATCTACGCCAAACTGGAGAACAACTGACAATGTTGATTTCCACTAAAAACTGAATTCTCTGGCTCTTTACtattcacacacacacgtggGTATACACATGCAAGTGTACATATACATGAGTGTGTGTTGTATGGTAAAAGGGACCCCTCTCCTGAAACCTTCTGTTTGGTTTCTATTTTGAACGGACTCTCAACATTGACCAGCAAAGGTGAGGGTATGCAGCCTGCATCCTTCCCCTGGCTCTAACATCCACAGGAAGCATTTTCAGGACAAAGGTCAGTTCCCCGCCTTGCAGAGAAACCACAGGCACCTTGAGATTGTTGGGATTCCTGATTCCCGAATTTGGTTCCATGTCCCTTCAAACACTCAGATCCCAGGAGATGCTCTAACTTGTATGCTCCTTAATAAGGTTCCCCACGACTTCCTTTGTCCCCTCCTGAATTATACCCACCGGAAGTCTCATTGTACCCGTGGGAGGCagcctgctgtgtgtgtgtgagaatcaCCCCCATATCAAGTGAGGTTCCTCCATTTCAGATATAAAATCCCCACTCTGTCTGGAACGCTGAATATCCAAAGGgagagaaacaatgaaaaatataggAGGAGCAGGGCTCTGAGGGACAGCTGTGTATCAATTAGTGCATCAACGGCTCTCTGGCCCCAAACAGTTGGTTTCGAGCTACCTCCCCATCAAGCGCTTTGAAAAACAGAGGTTAACAGAGGGGCTCTTCCTATAGGGTGTCAGCCATCTCTTTGCAAACCCCTTTGGAAGCTGATGCCTGGGCCTCTTGGCTTCATTCTCCAATCAAACAGGAAAATTGGGGGAACCTCACCAACTTCCATTCGCATTTAAGACACAAGAGCCACTGAACACCTGCCTCTGGAGGTCAGGCAGTGCTGTTTATACATGTACTGTAGTCCTGTGGGCAGGGGACACATGAGGAACTCTGTGGCTGCCATGTCATGGCTGGAGGAGGCTGGTTGTCATGCTGCTGTCCATGGAACCCTATAAGGGAACCACTGAATGCTTCCCTTTTGAACAGCCCAGTCATTCAAGGAACTGCTTCCATGCTTTCTGCAGGACCTTGCCACATTGGGcctttaaatttctatttctctgggATACAAATGGCTCAAGAAGCTTGGAGGGAGGCATACTCATCCAGTGTCTGTTCTTCCAGCTATTCCATCTTTATGCTGTCACAGTTTCCTAATCTGAAACACTTACTTTGCTTGAGGCCAGGCATGTTGTTCTATGAAAAACATTTCTTATTTAAACATTATGCAGgaatcaggctttttttttttttttcctccctctctctctcatcacttTGATTTTCCAATAGCTATGGTTTTTCATCACAACTGCTTCTCAAGCTTCTGGTatagtcatttattttatgaattggGGGTAGAGCATGGGGGAGGTGGAACCCATTGCTTTTCTCCATCAATGCAAACCTCATATAGGTTTTATCTCTGCCAGAGTCATGGCTGAGGagatacacatatgtatatatatatatatatatttggtgtgTGTGAGGGGGCAGGGATTATCATATGGATAGATTTCTACGTATTGCTAAGTTGAAACATCATTTCGCTTATGGTTTTCAAAAGTTTTGTTCTGGCAAAAGAAAAGCTTAATCTGAAGGTATGTCCTATGCGATTTCCTTTCTGTGCATATCATTTCTAGACTGTGATTTCCATTTGGATAACAAATGGTGCGGACCACAAAGCATTAGTACAAATATGACAATAGGGAGGACATTTTTTTTGCCCTCAGAAGCACACTCCAGGAAGGAGTTCCTTGTGACTCCCACAAGCAGAAGATAAAAGTAAAAGTTCATGGTTCACAAATTTGTTCCAAAGTTTTTAAGCGTCATGTAGAAAACTGTCAAGAAGATGGCCCTCCCTCAcagtataataatatttttaagtaaaatccCATGTCCCCATCTGATACAAGAAagttcaacaacaaaaagaaggaaagacggCGTGAGGATGAGCTTCTTCGATGTTGCCCCTTAGATGATGAAACGCGGAAAactggaaaagaacctgaaatcCTGCACAGACACCCAGGAAATAACATGGGTTATTTAACATGGGGTGGCAAATCTCAGTGACTAAAACTCATAGGGAAATCCAACCGATCTCagagaaaagactgaaatttCTTGCCTTCATGTGTCAAAAAGAACTGCAGAGGTCAAAGGAATGAGGTGCAGATgcaaagagatataaaaataatgagcAGTGCTCATAACAAATATGGGCGGCTACATTCAGCATCTTTCGAGTATGTCCAATCTCAGGCCAAGGGCAAGAAATGTCCACTGTGCTTTAAAAGGTCTAGGAGTAGAAAAAATCAAACCTAAGTCTTTCCTAATTCCACACGGCCGTTTTGTCATGAGATGACTAACAATGTCTGTGGGGTCAGGTTTATTAGATTTGTATGGAGCTAGTACCAAGCGGCAGATAAAAACTGTGGTCTTAGGATTTCTCCCGGACCTACACGTGGCCGATTTGGAGATATTGCCTGGCTTGAAACCCAGCTGCCTTTGCTCTCTCTGGGACCTGTTGGAAAGGGATCCCCGCCAGACCTCCACAAATGAAGCTTTGTTCCCTCATCCGCTATTGCTGATCCAACTCACGGTTCCACCGTTCAGAAAACAGAAGGCATAAAGGTGAATACAAACATGAGAAAGGAGTTCACATCTGGTCTTGCAGCCTCTCCATGTAGTCTCTAAAGCCCTGGGACTCCCCCAGCCCCATGTCTGGGCAGACCCACTGGATGCTGTCATCGCTGTCAAACAGGATGGAGTTGGTGTAGGGGCCGCCGTCCTCCGGGAGGATGGTGGTGTAGGAAGTAAACTTGACCCTCTTCCTCTTTGGGCCCGAGGAACTCAGAGGTTCGTTCTTAAGGTCTTTCTCGTAGACATAGTCAGAAGGTCGGAGCAGCTGACTATGGAAAGTCTTCTGGGACCCACCGTTCAGAAGGAAGTTCCTCTCCTCGAACGGCAGCCCCCTGTCCACCATGGTCGTGCCCTCCTCCGACGGGAGGGTCACGTCCACGGGGTTCTCCAGAAGTTCCACGTCATTCCCGAGCCAGACCCAGTCGTGGGAGTGGGGGATGTTGCCTTGCTCGCTCACAGCAAATCTTTTGTGTCTGTATTTCCAAGCAAATGCCACACAGTTGATCAAGAAGACCAGGATGGCCAGGCAGAAGACACAGAGCAGGGCATACATGCCAATCTCCAAGTCGGTCAACCCCCTGGAGGTCACTGTGAGGTCGCTCGGATTATGGAGTTCCGGTAACTTCCCTTGAGTGGGGAAGCTTGTGAAGGTGTCTGGACCCCTACTCTTGAGCAACTTCTTATCCTTTCCTTCCACGGGAGACAGGGAGGTTGTGCTCTTGTTGGCACCTTCCTCTTGGCCAACAGAGGCGCCATGTTGGAACCATTCCTGAACTGCTCTCTCCTGGTTTCCTTCACGCTCTATGGTATTACTGAGGTGGTCTTTATATTCCCGGTTTATGCCCTCAATATCGTTGGTACCTCCTTGGTGCTCATCGATACTCGGTTCAAATTTGACCTTGACGTTCCCTTTACCCACAGCAAGAACACTCTTCCTCTTGGTCTTCTGACAGGGTTCACTGATCATCATTTCCAGTTTAATCAAGGGCCCCTGCCCTTCACCCTCTGCAACCACAACCGGCCATTGGGACTGAAGGTTTGCCTGGACAGACACCACCATTTCATCCAATGAGGAGACAGTAACGGAAAAATCCTTGGGATCATAAATGTCTAAAGGTGTCACCGATCCATCACTGAACAAAATCCAAGAACTGGCTATTGCTTcctgagaaaaatgaaaccacAGTATCATGTTATGATCCAGTTCCTTCAAACTTGCAATCTAAATGCAATTTCCTATGTAATATTATTAAAcacagaaactgagaaaaataaatatttatccttAGG from the Phacochoerus africanus isolate WHEZ1 chromosome 15, ROS_Pafr_v1, whole genome shotgun sequence genome contains:
- the TMEM132B gene encoding transmembrane protein 132B, translating into MKSKVDTIVNFTHQHFTSQLEVTVWAPRLPLQVEISDTELSQVKGWRIPVASNRRPTRDSEDEEDEEKKGRGCSLQYQHALVRVLTQFVAEAPDLGQLSYMLGPDWQFDITDLVVDFMKVEEPRIAQLQDGRTLVGREPGITTVQVLSPLSDSILAEKTVIVLDDRVTISDLGVQLVAGLSLSLQPHRADRRAIISKVAAQDVLQAPQQEAIASSWILFSDGSVTPLDIYDPKDFSVTVSSLDEMVVSVQANLQSQWPVVVAEGEGQGPLIKLEMMISEPCQKTKRKSVLAVGKGNVKVKFEPSIDEHQGGTNDIEGINREYKDHLSNTIEREGNQERAVQEWFQHGASVGQEEGANKSTTSLSPVEGKDKKLLKSRGPDTFTSFPTQGKLPELHNPSDLTVTSRGLTDLEIGMYALLCVFCLAILVFLINCVAFAWKYRHKRFAVSEQGNIPHSHDWVWLGNDVELLENPVDVTLPSEEGTTMVDRGLPFEERNFLLNGGSQKTFHSQLLRPSDYVYEKDLKNEPLSSSGPKRKRVKFTSYTTILPEDGGPYTNSILFDSDDSIQWVCPDMGLGESQGFRDYMERLQDQM